ACCTTATTGAACCAAGGTGAGGCGCTTCGCGTTAAATTAGGCGAACCGAGAGAGAAAGCCCAATTCCAGATTTACAGTGCCAGCGGTGCTTTGGTGAAAACGGTAGAAATAGACGCCAACGCTTCTAAGGAAATCACCGTTCCAACGCAAGGATTACAAAAGGGAGTTTACCTCTTCCAATATTCTACTTACAGCTATGTACAGCGTGGTAAATTTATTGTAAAATAAATATCCATATAGTAGTAAAATCGCCCTCTATTATGATAACAGAGGGCGATTTAATTATAAACTTAGCCTTATAATATTTATTTCCAACTTCTGTTGTCTTTAATATCAGATCTTTTTACTCCTTTATTGATATTATAAGCAAAACCAACACCTAAAGTTTGTCTCATCTGAGTTTTTCTGATTTGATTGTGGTCGTATAATAAATCAAGTGTAATTACTGAAGAAACATACTTATTAATCTTCATATTAAGTACTCCGTTGTATCCTAACACCAATCTTTCAGGGTGATTAAGGTAATCAGAAAATACAGAAGCTGTATTAATAAGCGACATATTCTCCATCAGTTGTATCTTATAAATAGCTGTTCCCAAGAAACCAAACTGGAATAGAGAAGAATCTCCATCATGTTTTAAACCAAAATTACCTGCTCTTTGTAAATCTTTATCCAATACCAAAGTCCATCTTGCGTTAGCAGGTCTTAATGTTGCTGTAAAGTTTTCATTAGGTCTGTAAGTAAAACCTGCACCAACCATTACATAACCTGGCGCCATAAAATTAGATATTTTTTTAGCAGAAGGGTCATTACCATTCTCATATCCAGGAGCAAACTGAGTTTGTAAACTAGCTCCAGCAGATGCATACCAATTTTGAGAAATCTTTCTACCATAGTTAGAAGAAAGGTTGATAACATCTTGAGTTTTTCTAGTACCTACACCTTTAGTATTATTTTGTCCATAACCTAATACCACTATGTTCTCCCAAAGGTCTTTACCTTTTTCATAAGTCATATTATAGTTAGTACCTGCTAGCCAACCCACATTATTAGCTCCACCACCTACCCAGTTAGAGAAGGCCGCTTGGTTAAGCATAAGTGTGTTTTGCCCTACTATAGACCAATGTTTAGTACTATCTGATACCGTTTCTTGTGCTGATGCTACCGTACTCACAACAGCCAACGCCATAAAAAGTGTCTTTTTCATTCTGTATTATTTTCGAGGAGGCAAAAGTACAAAAACCTTTTTTAAAATATACAATTGTATTTTATTTTCAACTACTTAGCTAATATATTTTTAAAATTTTATTATACTAATCACACTTGTATGACCTGTAAAAATTCATATTTTAATTTTACTCACAATTACAAATAGGTTATATCTAATATTATCAATATTGATAATCAGTCATATAAATAATTCATACACCTGTAAATATCACAATTACAAATAAATATTTCTATATGGATAAGTATGTTAATATCTTTTAATTCTATTGTGGATAAGATATAAAAACTAAGTCTTAGAATTTTAAAATATTTTTCATATTGCTACATTTTGAAACATTATCCAAATCAAATTTTATTTTTTTGAGGGAAGATTTTTAAAGTTTTTCCATGTAATAATTATCCCAAACCATACTAGTTTATAATTATCCACATTATGTTAGTAAGCACTCAAAAAGGTTAATTTATAAGTCTTTACATTGTCTATAAAATGTTAATTAAGTACCTATGATGTGTGATGAAAAATAAGCGAAATATTTATCCACAAAATCACAACACTTAACAACATACAACAATCTTCTTTTTATAAATATATATCTAAAAAATAATGTTATTGATGAATGTTGCTCGTGTGGATTGTGAAATATTTGTGGCTAAAATTTTAGTTTTTCAGACAGATAAATCTTAAATTTGTGAGTCGTTAAAAATTAAATAGAAGTAATTATGAAAACCATTAAAGACTATAATTTCCAAGGGAAAAGAGCCGTTATAAGAGTGGATTTTAATGTACCTCAAAACGAAAAACTAGAAGTTACAGATAATACTAGAATACAAGCCGCAAAGCCTAGTATAGATAAAATACTTAACGATGGTGGTTCGGTGGTTATCCTAACCCATCTAGGGCGCCCTAAAGGACAAGCAAACGAGCAGTTTTCTCTAAAACATATTCTTCCAGAAGTTTCTAAAGTATTAGGTAGAGAAGTTAAGTTTTGTCCCGTAACAGTAGGAGAGGAGGCAGAAAAAATGACCGCCGAATTAAAAGCAGGAGAAGTATTATTGATGGAGAATGTGCGTTTCTACGAAGGAGAAGAAAAAGGAGATAAAGCCTTTGCAGAATCACTTTCTAAATTAGGAGATGCTTATGTAAATGATGCCTTTGGTACTGCCCACAGAGAACATGCTTCTACGGCGGTTATTGCAGAGTTTTTTCCTTCAACTAAGTTTTTCGGTTTGTTGATGGAGAAGGAGCTAGAAGCTATAGATAAAGTATTAGGTTCTGGAGAAAGACCAGTAACTGCTATACTTGGAGGTTCTAAAGTTTCTACCAAAATTACCATTATAGAAAATATATTACCAGCCGTAGATAACCTTATTATAGGAGGAGGTATGGCATTTACATTTATTAAAGCCCAAGGAGGACAAATAGGAAATTCTTTGGTAGAAGAAGATAAGATGAGCCTAGCTTTAGAAATTTTACAAAAAGCAGAACAGCAGAATGTAAAAGTTTATCTACCCGTAGATGTGATAGCTGCGGATAGTTTTAGCAACGAGGCAGAAACTCAAGAAGTAGATTCTAACGAAATACTAGAAGGTTGGATGGGCTTAGATGTAGGAGCAAGAACTAGAGCACTTAATAATGATGTTATTATGAATTCTAGAACGATACTTTGGAATGGTCCATTAGGAGTATTTGAAATGTCTAATTTCTCTGCGGGTACAGAAGCCTTAGGAGACAGCATTGCAGAGGCAACTAAACAAGGTGCATTCTCATTAGTAGGTGGAGGAGATAGTGTGGCATTCGTAAAGCAGTTTAATTATTCTGATAAAGTATCTTATGTTTCTACAGGAGGCGGAGCTATGTTAGAGTCATTAGAAGGGTTAGAGCTTCCAGGGGTAGCAGCTATCAATAAATAATAAAAAAGGAATACTTTTTGTAATAACAGAGACAAATTAATTTAATTAAATAAAAAACTATGAAAAAATCAATTTTAAGTTTAGTATTGGTAGGAGCAGCATTAGCTTTCACTTCTTGTTGTAAAGATAAATGTGAAAAAAGTTGCAAAGAAACTTGCGAAAAGAAAGAAGCTGTTGCTAGTGATAGCGCTAAAGTAGAAAACCAAGAAGTTGCTACAGTAGTTGCTGAAAATGTTTTAACTCAAAATGTAGGTAAGTATCCTAAAGATTTAGGACTTCTTGATAAGAGTGATTTATCTGAAAGAATTAAAACATTAACAGGAGATAAATACGCTGAAATTGTAGCTAACTTTAATGTAGAAACACCAGTAGTATCTGAAAATGATGTATATAAAACTACAGGTTGTAAAAAGAATAGTTGTTCGGATTATATGACTACTATTTTATACGATAAGAAAAATGATAACCTTAATGTACTAGTTACAAGCAACGATGCTGTAGTTAAAGAATACAATGAGAAAGGAAAAATAAATTATACAGAAACATTAAAGTCTAAATAATTTATCTTATCACTGAAAATAAAATAGACCTCAGAAATGAGGTCTATTGTGTTATTAAACACTAAAATTCTCTACTTGGGAAAGATATTTATGTTTTTCAGTTTCTGGGAGGAAAGAGTATTTAAAACTATTACTTACTAGAGTTTTAATATCATTTTGGTTTAAATCTAAGGCATTTGCAGTTTGTATAAAGTTTTCGTTGAGATAACCTCCAAAGTAAGCAGGGTCATCAGAATTAACGGTAACTTTAAGCCCTAACTCAAGCATTTTTTTAAGTGGGTGGCTATCTAGATTTTCTACCACTTTAAGCTCCAAGTTAGAGAGCGGACATACCGTGAGAGCCATTTCGGTTTCTACCAATCTATTTATCAACTTTTCATCAGATAAGCAGTTATTTCCGTGGTCTATTCTTTTTATTTTGATAAGGTCTAGAGCTTCCCATATATATTCAGCTGGACCTTCCTCTCCAGCGTGAGCTACAGGGATATAACCTTCCTTTACAGAGGCTTCAAAAACTCTTTGGAATTTAGAAGGTGGGTTACCTCTTTCCGAAGAATCTAATCCCACAGCAGTGATTAGAGGTTTGTAAGGAAGAGATTGCTCCAGAGTTTCAAAAGCATCTTCTTCAGAAAGATGTCTTAGATAACTCATTATGAGTAGGGAAGAGATGCCATATTTGCTTTGAGCTTCCTCTCTTGCTTTTTGGATACCACCGATAACTGTCCCAAACGAAACGCCTCTTTTAGTGTGGGTTTGAGGGTCGAACATAATTTCTGTATGCACAATGTTTTCTTCTGCACACTTATTAAAATAAGCCATTGTAAGTTCGTAGAAGTCTTGCTCGTGGAGAAGCACACTTGCCCCTGCATAATAAATATCTAAAAAGTCTTGAAGACAAGAAAACTGATAGGCTTTCTTGACTTCCTCTACCGTTTGATAAGGAATTTTAACTTGGTTTCTTTGGGCTATTTTGAACATTAGTTCTGGTTGAAAACTTCCTTCGATATGGAGGTGAAGTTCTGCCTTGGGTATTTTTTTAATGTATTCTGTGATGTTCATAATATTTTATTTTAAATAAAAAAGGGAACAAATGTAGTGATTTTGAGTATTTATATTATTAAAAAACTGATATTATTACTTTATTTCACTGACTTTTGTACTTGTTTTTTTGGAAAAATTAAATAGTGATGAGCGAAAGTATTGTAAGTACAGTGATTTAGCGATAAATAAAAATTTGCATAATAGACACATAATGTATAAATTGCGACAGCTTAATTTTATAATAGGAACTGTATTAACATAAATTTTGACATTATGAAGAAAACAATTATTACTGTTTTTTCTTTGTCGTTGGTGCTTTGTGGAAACGAAGTCTATGGACAAAGGAAAAAAGATTCTACGAAAACAAGAGAAATTGAGGAAGTAGTAGTAGTGGCTTATGGTAAGCAAAGGAAAGAAACGGTAGTAGGAGCAAATGCCGAAATTAAAGCAAAAGATTTAGCTCAAAGGTCTTTAACTAACGTGGCTCAAGCTCTAGATGGGGCTACACCTGGGGTGCAAGTTTCTACAAGTACGGGACAACCTGGAAGTGGTCCAGCAATTACAATCAGAGGATTTAGTTCTATAGGCTCAAATAATAGTCCTTTGTTTATAGTAGATGGAACTGTTTATAACGGAAATATAGCCAATATAAACCCTGATGATATAGAATCATTAAATATATTAAAAGATGCGGCTTCAACTTCTTTATATGGATCTAGTGCGGCTAATGGAGTAGTTATGATTACTACTAAAAAGGGAAAAAGAGGAAAATCTCAGTTTAATTTTAGTGCAAGTACTGGTATCTCTATGAGGTCTATTCCTGAATATGATCGATTGAATGCAGCTCAGTATTATCCAATAGTATGGGAAGCTATAAGAAATGGGCAAATTTATAGCCCTAGTAATTCAATGTCATTAGCGGATGCTAATGCGTACGCTTCTAGAACATTGATACCTGATGTTCTGAAGAATAATGTATATAATGTTGCTGATGATCAATTAGTAATAGATGGAGTTTTAAACCCTAATGCATCTTTAAAATATGATGATTTAGATTGGCAAAAGGAATTTTTTAAGGTAGGTATGAGACAAAACTATGATTTCAATTATAGTGGAGGAACAGATAAAACTACTTACTATGCATCATTTGGATATCTTAAGGAAGATGCTTACGCTTTGAGTTCAGACTATGAAAGAATTTCAGCTAGATTAAATATAGATACTCAAGTTAAAGATTGGTTTAAGGTAGGTACTAATTTGGCTTATTCAAATTCATTTTCTAACCAAGCTATAGATGGAGTAGATAATAATAATTCTTATGTTAATCCATTTAATTGGACTAGAAATATAGGACCTATTTATAGTGTTTATGCCCATGACCCAATCACTGGAGGATATATATATGATAAAGAAGGTAATCGTATCTATGATGCAGGAGATAAGAGAGGAGCAGGTGCAGCTGGAGGTAGACATGTCATTCAAGAAACATTACTGAATAGAAATTATGATAAAATATATAATGTTAACTCAAGGTTTTTTGGAGAGTTTAAATTGTTACCAGAATTAACATTTACTACCAATGTAGGTTATGACTTGAGAAATTATAAAGGAATAGCCTATCGTAATAAAATTATAGGTGATGCAGTACCTAATGGGGCGGCATCAAGAACTGTTACAGAATCACGTACAATTACCTTTAATCAGTTACTTAATTATGATAAATCTTTTGGACGTCATAATTTGAATGTATTATTGGGACACGAAAATATTTCTTACAAATATGAGTATGTTTATGGTCGTAAGACAAATCAGGTAGTTGATGGGAATGATGAGTTAGTTAATTTTGTAACACCTACCAATTTAACTTCTTATGATATGATTTTACCTAAGGAATCCTACTTTTCTAGGTTAAACTATGATTATAGCAGAAAGTATTTACTTTCTGCCTCTATTAGAAGGGATGGATCTGCTAGATTTCATAAAGATATCCGTTGGGCTACATTTTGGTCATTAGGGGCAGGATGGAGAATAGACCAAGAGAATTTCTTAAAGGGTAATTCTACAATAAGTCAATTAAAGCTTAGAGGATCTTATGGGCAAGTGGGTAATGATGGTAGTTATAGTACAGATGTATCTTATTATGCTTGGCAACCTCTCTATAGTTTAGGTTATAACAATGGAGATTATGCAGGAGTAATGATAAATAGTGTAGGTAATCCACAGTTAACATGGGAGAGCAATACACAATTAGATTTTGCTTTAGAGTTTGGTTTATTTAATAATAGAGTAACAG
The genomic region above belongs to Riemerella anatipestifer and contains:
- a CDS encoding DUF3078 domain-containing protein; the encoded protein is MKKTLFMALAVVSTVASAQETVSDSTKHWSIVGQNTLMLNQAAFSNWVGGGANNVGWLAGTNYNMTYEKGKDLWENIVVLGYGQNNTKGVGTRKTQDVINLSSNYGRKISQNWYASAGASLQTQFAPGYENGNDPSAKKISNFMAPGYVMVGAGFTYRPNENFTATLRPANARWTLVLDKDLQRAGNFGLKHDGDSSLFQFGFLGTAIYKIQLMENMSLINTASVFSDYLNHPERLVLGYNGVLNMKINKYVSSVITLDLLYDHNQIRKTQMRQTLGVGFAYNINKGVKRSDIKDNRSWK
- a CDS encoding phosphoglycerate kinase, with protein sequence MKTIKDYNFQGKRAVIRVDFNVPQNEKLEVTDNTRIQAAKPSIDKILNDGGSVVILTHLGRPKGQANEQFSLKHILPEVSKVLGREVKFCPVTVGEEAEKMTAELKAGEVLLMENVRFYEGEEKGDKAFAESLSKLGDAYVNDAFGTAHREHASTAVIAEFFPSTKFFGLLMEKELEAIDKVLGSGERPVTAILGGSKVSTKITIIENILPAVDNLIIGGGMAFTFIKAQGGQIGNSLVEEDKMSLALEILQKAEQQNVKVYLPVDVIAADSFSNEAETQEVDSNEILEGWMGLDVGARTRALNNDVIMNSRTILWNGPLGVFEMSNFSAGTEALGDSIAEATKQGAFSLVGGGDSVAFVKQFNYSDKVSYVSTGGGAMLESLEGLELPGVAAINK
- a CDS encoding adenosine deaminase, coding for MNITEYIKKIPKAELHLHIEGSFQPELMFKIAQRNQVKIPYQTVEEVKKAYQFSCLQDFLDIYYAGASVLLHEQDFYELTMAYFNKCAEENIVHTEIMFDPQTHTKRGVSFGTVIGGIQKAREEAQSKYGISSLLIMSYLRHLSEEDAFETLEQSLPYKPLITAVGLDSSERGNPPSKFQRVFEASVKEGYIPVAHAGEEGPAEYIWEALDLIKIKRIDHGNNCLSDEKLINRLVETEMALTVCPLSNLELKVVENLDSHPLKKMLELGLKVTVNSDDPAYFGGYLNENFIQTANALDLNQNDIKTLVSNSFKYSFLPETEKHKYLSQVENFSV
- a CDS encoding SusC/RagA family TonB-linked outer membrane protein, whose translation is MKKTIITVFSLSLVLCGNEVYGQRKKDSTKTREIEEVVVVAYGKQRKETVVGANAEIKAKDLAQRSLTNVAQALDGATPGVQVSTSTGQPGSGPAITIRGFSSIGSNNSPLFIVDGTVYNGNIANINPDDIESLNILKDAASTSLYGSSAANGVVMITTKKGKRGKSQFNFSASTGISMRSIPEYDRLNAAQYYPIVWEAIRNGQIYSPSNSMSLADANAYASRTLIPDVLKNNVYNVADDQLVIDGVLNPNASLKYDDLDWQKEFFKVGMRQNYDFNYSGGTDKTTYYASFGYLKEDAYALSSDYERISARLNIDTQVKDWFKVGTNLAYSNSFSNQAIDGVDNNNSYVNPFNWTRNIGPIYSVYAHDPITGGYIYDKEGNRIYDAGDKRGAGAAGGRHVIQETLLNRNYDKIYNVNSRFFGEFKLLPELTFTTNVGYDLRNYKGIAYRNKIIGDAVPNGAASRTVTESRTITFNQLLNYDKSFGRHNLNVLLGHENISYKYEYVYGRKTNQVVDGNDELVNFVTPTNLTSYDMILPKESYFSRLNYDYSRKYLLSASIRRDGSARFHKDIRWATFWSLGAGWRIDQENFLKGNSTISQLKLRGSYGQVGNDGSYSTDVSYYAWQPLYSLGYNNGDYAGVMINSVGNPQLTWESNTQLDFALEFGLFNNRVTGSVEYYKRGTDGLILSVPKPESSGISTRDENTGALVNSGIEIALNMDIIRTNNFKWNLNINASTLNNEITKFPQEERIVGTKKYMVGKSIYDYWLRQWYGVDPADGMGLFYASDEAIAKGGTTLREINGVKVTTNHNDAKYDYSGSAIPKLFGSFGTMFKYKSVSLSALFTYQLGGKTYDTNYAGLMSAYPQGDALSTDILRRWQNPGDITDVPRLDASNYQSVGVGSSRWLVSSDYITLRQVTLSYDMPREIVNPIGVNNLKIFVNGENIWSKTARKGLEPAQSFTGVTANRFTPARIISFGFSTNF